The following are encoded together in the Anabrus simplex isolate iqAnaSimp1 chromosome 5, ASM4041472v1, whole genome shotgun sequence genome:
- the LOC137501058 gene encoding cell surface glycoprotein 1-like, which produces NQPTNQPTNQPTNQPTNQPTNQPTNQPTNQPTNQPTNQPTNQPTNQPTNQPTNQPTNQPTNQPTNQPTNQPTNQPTNQPTNQPTNQPTNQPTNQPTNQPTNQPTNQPTNQPTNQPTNQPTNQPTNQPTNQPTNQPTNQPTNQPTNQPTNQPTNQPTNQPTNQPTNQPTNQPTNQPTNQPTNQPTNQPTNQPTNQPTNQPTNQPTNQPTNQPTNQPTNQPTNQPTNQPTNQPTNQPTNQPTNQPTNQPTNQPTNQPTNQPTNQPTNQPTNQPTNQPTNQPTNQPTNQPTNQPTNQPTNQPTNQPTNQPTNQPTNQPTNQPTNQPTNQ; this is translated from the coding sequence aaccaaccaaccaaccaaccaaccaaccaaccaaccaaccaaccaaccaaccaaccaaccaaccaaccaaccaaccaaccaaccaaccaaccaaccaaccaaccaaccaaccaaccaaccaaccaaccaaccaaccaaccaaccaaccaaccaaccaaccaaccaaccaaccaaccaaccaaccaaccaaccaaccaaccaaccaaccaaccaaccaaccaaccaaccaaccaaccaaccaaccaaccaaccaaccaaccaaccaaccaaccaaccaaccaaccaaccaaccaaccaaccaaccaaccaaccaaccaaccaaccaaccaaccaaccaaccaaccaaccaaccaaccaaccaaccaaccaaccaaccaaccaaccaaccaaccaaccaaccaaccaaccaaccaaccaaccaaccaaccaaccaaccaaccaaccaaccaaccaaccaaccaaccaaccaaccaaccaaccaaccaaccaaccaaccaaccaaccaaccaaccaaccaaccaaccaaccaaccaaccaaccaaccaaccaaccaaccaaccaaccaaccaaccaaccaaccaaccaaccaaccaaccaaccaaccaaccaaccaaccaaccaaccaaccaaccaaccaaccaaccaaccaaccaaccaaccaaccaaccaaccaaccaaccaaccaaccaaccaaccaaccaaccaaccaaccaaccaaccaaccaaccaaccaaccaaccaaccaaccaaccaaccaaccaaccaaccaaccaaccaaccaaccaaccaaccaaccaaccaaccaaccaaccaaccaaccaaccaaccaaccaaccaaccaaccaaccaaccaaccaaccaaccaaccaaccaaccaaccaaccaaccaaccaaccaaccaaccaaccaaccaaccaaccaaccaaccaaccaaccaaccaaccaaccaaccaaccaaccaaccaaccaaccaaccaa